The Lutibacter profundi genome includes a region encoding these proteins:
- a CDS encoding 2TM domain-containing protein yields the protein MKTHYTEENKYIKAKKRVDNLKGFYSNLLSYCLVIPFLIFINLMTSPNHLWFWWPMFGWGIGIVFHAFGVFNHKIGLGKEWEDRKIREYMNEDNYSEF from the coding sequence ATGAAAACGCACTATACAGAAGAAAATAAATATATAAAAGCAAAGAAAAGAGTTGATAATTTAAAAGGATTTTATTCAAATTTGTTATCTTATTGCCTAGTAATACCTTTTTTAATTTTTATAAATTTAATGACATCTCCAAATCACTTATGGTTTTGGTGGCCAATGTTTGGATGGGGAATAGGGATAGTTTTTCATGCATTTGGAGTATTCAATCATAAAATTGGATTGGGCAAAGAATGGGAAGATCGTAAAATTAGAGAATATATGAATGAAGATAATTATAGTGAATTTTAA
- a CDS encoding 2TM domain-containing protein produces MKIIIVNFKKMENNFTEEQKYIRAKKKVKSIKGFYVHLTVYLLVNGFLLLSQALSHGGWKIFWEWQSYSTMIFWGIGILFHAFNVFGMGILLGKDWENRKIKELMDRDKQDTWE; encoded by the coding sequence ATGAAGATAATTATAGTGAATTTTAAGAAGATGGAAAATAACTTTACAGAAGAACAAAAATATATAAGAGCAAAAAAGAAAGTTAAATCAATAAAGGGTTTTTACGTACATTTAACTGTGTATCTTTTGGTAAATGGATTTCTATTATTATCACAGGCATTATCTCATGGAGGATGGAAAATATTTTGGGAATGGCAATCGTATTCAACTATGATATTTTGGGGGATAGGAATTTTATTTCACGCTTTTAATGTGTTTGGAATGGGGATTTTATTAGGTAAAGATTGGGAAAATCGTAAAATAAAAGAACTAATGGATAGAGATAAACAAGATACTTGGGAATAG
- a CDS encoding LytR/AlgR family response regulator transcription factor — MKVVIIEDEKPAARRLSRMLNEIGLEPITMLHSVEEAVNWFYTNEHPDLLFLDIQLSDGLSFEIFEEVEVKSAIIFTTAYDEYALKAFKLNSIDYLLKPIDTDELENAVNKYKKIHANKMNQSINFEQLKNLISPSQKNYKKRFTVKIGQHLKMISTEAIACFYSENKATYIHTITNRTYLVEDTLEQLEEKLQPEIFFRVSRKFFVNINAIKDIISYTNSRLKIVLNNFNNNEIIVSRERVKDFKNWIN, encoded by the coding sequence ATGAAAGTAGTTATAATTGAAGATGAAAAACCAGCAGCACGAAGATTGAGTAGAATGTTAAATGAAATTGGGTTAGAACCAATTACAATGTTACATTCTGTTGAAGAGGCTGTAAATTGGTTTTATACAAATGAACATCCAGATTTGTTGTTTTTAGATATTCAACTCTCAGATGGTTTGTCCTTTGAAATTTTTGAAGAAGTTGAAGTAAAGAGTGCTATTATTTTCACCACTGCTTATGATGAGTATGCTTTGAAAGCCTTTAAATTAAATAGTATAGATTATTTATTGAAGCCCATTGATACTGATGAGTTAGAAAATGCAGTAAACAAGTATAAAAAAATCCATGCTAATAAAATGAATCAAAGCATTAATTTTGAACAATTAAAAAATTTAATTTCTCCTTCGCAAAAGAATTATAAAAAGCGATTTACTGTAAAAATAGGACAACATTTAAAAATGATTTCAACAGAAGCAATAGCGTGTTTTTACAGTGAAAATAAAGCAACATATATTCATACAATAACCAATAGAACTTATTTGGTAGAAGATACGCTAGAACAGTTAGAAGAAAAATTACAACCAGAGATTTTTTTTAGAGTAAGTCGTAAATTTTTTGTAAATATAAATGCAATAAAAGATATTATTTCGTATACAAATAGTAGGTTGAAAATAGTACTTAATAACTTTAATAACAATGAAATTATAGTAAGTAGAGAGCGAGTGAAAGATTTTAAAAATTGGATTAATTAA
- the rpsA gene encoding 30S ribosomal protein S1 — translation MKEEVAVLKSKTKVEKEAKEEAKVEEDVKEETPVAEAVDPEEFLENFDWHKYEEGIEAVDEENIKAFEAALEGTLGLVNEREVIEGLVVRKTDREVIIDINSKSEGVISLNEFRYNPDLKVGDIVEVLVDKREDSTGQLVLSHKKARVIKAWERVNNAHETGEVVNGFVKCRTRGGMIVDVFGIEAFLPGSQIDVKPIRDYDQYVEKTMEFKVVKINHEFKNVVVSHKALIEADIEIQKKEIIGKLEKGQVLEGVVKNITSYGVFVDLGGVDGLVHITDLSWSRINHPSEVVELDQTLNVVILDFDDEKTRIQLGLKQLNAHPWEALDENLKVGDTVKGKVVVLADYGAFIEVAQGVEGLIHVSEMSWSTHLRSAQDFVKVGDEIEAQILTLDREDRKMSLGIKQLHPDPWSDIAKKYPIGSTHTGTVRNYTNFGVFVELEEGIDGLVYISDLSWTKKIKHPSDFTSVGDKLEVKVLELDVEGRKLNLGHKQTTENPWDAHEAKFTINSVHEGTVKDKSDKGLIVTFEDGVEAFVPSRFTIKEDGTKLAKGDTDKFKVIEFNKEFRRVVASHTSIFKAQEEKNIKVAQKKAESADKTTLGDLGGDLAALKRKMEGK, via the coding sequence GTGAAAGAGGAAGTTGCAGTTTTAAAGTCAAAAACTAAAGTTGAAAAGGAAGCTAAAGAAGAGGCTAAAGTTGAAGAAGATGTTAAAGAAGAAACACCAGTTGCTGAAGCTGTAGACCCTGAAGAATTTTTAGAAAATTTTGATTGGCACAAATATGAAGAAGGAATTGAAGCAGTTGATGAAGAAAATATAAAAGCTTTTGAGGCAGCTTTAGAAGGTACACTAGGGTTAGTGAATGAGAGAGAAGTAATTGAAGGCTTGGTTGTTAGAAAAACTGATAGAGAAGTAATTATTGATATCAATTCGAAATCTGAAGGGGTTATATCATTAAATGAATTTCGTTATAACCCAGATTTAAAGGTTGGAGATATTGTAGAGGTTTTAGTTGATAAAAGAGAAGATAGTACAGGTCAATTAGTATTATCTCATAAAAAAGCTAGAGTAATTAAAGCTTGGGAGCGTGTTAATAATGCACATGAAACAGGTGAAGTAGTAAATGGTTTTGTTAAATGCAGAACTCGTGGAGGTATGATTGTAGATGTTTTTGGAATTGAAGCATTCTTACCTGGATCTCAAATTGATGTAAAACCAATTAGAGATTACGATCAATACGTAGAAAAAACAATGGAATTTAAAGTGGTGAAAATAAACCATGAGTTTAAAAACGTTGTAGTTTCACACAAAGCACTTATTGAAGCTGATATTGAAATTCAGAAAAAAGAAATTATAGGTAAATTAGAAAAAGGACAGGTATTAGAAGGTGTTGTTAAAAATATTACTTCTTATGGTGTATTTGTAGATTTAGGTGGTGTAGATGGTTTAGTGCATATTACTGATTTATCTTGGTCTAGAATTAATCATCCAAGTGAGGTGGTTGAATTAGATCAAACATTAAATGTTGTAATTCTTGATTTTGATGATGAGAAAACAAGAATTCAATTAGGATTAAAACAATTAAACGCTCATCCTTGGGAAGCTTTAGATGAAAATTTAAAAGTGGGAGACACCGTAAAAGGAAAAGTGGTTGTACTTGCAGATTATGGAGCATTTATTGAAGTAGCTCAAGGTGTTGAAGGTTTAATTCACGTTTCTGAAATGTCTTGGTCAACTCATTTACGTTCTGCTCAAGACTTTGTTAAAGTTGGAGATGAAATTGAAGCACAAATACTAACGCTAGATAGAGAAGATCGCAAGATGTCTTTAGGTATTAAGCAATTACACCCAGATCCTTGGAGTGATATAGCTAAAAAATACCCAATTGGTTCAACACATACAGGTACTGTTCGTAACTATACTAATTTTGGTGTGTTTGTTGAATTAGAAGAAGGAATTGATGGTTTGGTATATATTTCTGATTTGTCTTGGACTAAGAAAATTAAGCACCCATCTGATTTTACTTCTGTTGGAGATAAATTAGAAGTGAAAGTGTTAGAGTTAGATGTTGAAGGCCGTAAATTAAATTTAGGTCATAAGCAAACTACAGAAAATCCTTGGGATGCACACGAAGCTAAATTTACAATTAACTCAGTTCACGAAGGAACCGTTAAAGATAAGAGTGATAAAGGATTAATAGTTACCTTTGAAGATGGAGTTGAAGCATTTGTTCCAAGTCGATTTACGATAAAAGAAGATGGTACAAAATTAGCAAAAGGAGATACTGATAAATTTAAAGTTATTGAGTTTAATAAAGAGTTTAGACGTGTTGTGGCATCACATACTTCAATATTTAAAGCTCAAGAAGAGAAGAATATAAAAGTGGCTCAGAAAAAAGCTGAATCAGCTGATAAAACTACATTGGGTGATTTAGGTGGTGATCTTGCCGCATTGAAGAGAAAAATGGAAGGGAAATAA